A genomic stretch from Solanum stenotomum isolate F172 chromosome 8, ASM1918654v1, whole genome shotgun sequence includes:
- the LOC125872609 gene encoding uncharacterized protein LOC125872609, which yields MKKEDTVKLISREGFEFIIDKKAAMVSQTIRNMLTSPGSFAETEHGQVTFPEINTTILEKICQYFYWSLQYASGKETEFHIEPEITLELMMAANYLHT from the exons ATGAAGAAGGAGGATACCGTGAAGCTAATCAGCCGCGAAGgttttgaattcataattgaTAAGAAGGCTGCTATGGTTTCACAGACTATTCGTAACATGCTCACTTCTCCAG GGAGTTTTGCTGAGACAGAGCATGGGCAAGTAACTTTTCCGGAGATTAACACCACCATTCTTGAGAAGATCTGCCAGTACTTTTACTGGTCCCTTCAATATGCAAG TGGCAAGGAAACAGAATTCCATATTGAGCCTGAGATCACTTTGGAATTGATGATGGCTGCCAATTATTTGCACACCTGA
- the LOC125872607 gene encoding ras-related protein Rab11A — translation MANKMDHEYDYLFKIVVIGDSGVGKSNILSRFTRNEFCLESKSTIGVEFATRTLQVEGKTVKAQIWDTAGQERYRAITSAYYRGAVGALLVYDITKRQTFDNVLRWLRELRDHADSNIVIIMAGNKSDLRHLRAVSEQDGQTLAEKEGLSFLETSALEAFNVDKAFQTILTDIYQIISKKALAAQEADSTALPGQGTTINVSDNSANVKRGCCST, via the exons ATGGCAAATAAAATGGATCACGAGTACGATTATTTGTTTAAGATCGTCGTGATTGGGGATTCTGGAGTGGGCAAATCAAACATTTTATCCAGGTTCACGAGAAATGAGTTCTGTTTGGAGTCGAAATCCACTATCGGCGTTGAGTTTGCCACCAGAACTCTTCAG GTGGAGGGGAAAACAGTGAAGGCCCAGATATGGGACACTGCAGGGCAAGAAAGGTACCGAGCTATTACCAGTGCTTATTATCGAGGAGCAGTTGGTGCCCTCCTTGTCTATGACATAACAAAGAGGCAAACATTTGACAATGTTCTGAGGTGGCTACGGGAATTGAGAGACCATGCAGACTCTAATATTGTAATCATAATGGCTGGAAACAAGTCTGACCTTAGGCATCTTAGAGCAGTCTCCGAGCAGGATGGTCAAACTTTAGCTGAGAAGGAAGGGCTGTCATTTCTTGAGACGTCAGCATTGGAAGCTTTTAATGTTGATAAGGCGTTTCAGACTATATTGACAGATATATACCAGATCATTAGCAAGAAGGCATTGGCAGCCCAGGAAGCAGATAGCACTGCACTTCCTGGTCAGGGTACAACCATCAATGTCAGTGATAACTCTGCAAATGTGAAGAGAGGCTGCTGTTCCACTTGA